Genomic segment of Xanthobacter dioxanivorans:
TCAGCGTGGGGCCGAACGACCAGCTGATGGACGATCCCCTGGCGAGATCTCCCACCTGAGCGCCGGTGGTGTTCAACGTGCCGGTGAGGCTGACGGAGGGATAGCGGTTCGCCTCCGCCTGGGCCACAAGCGCGGTGGATTGGCCGAGCTGGCGCTCGGCGGAGCGCACGTCCGGCCGGTTCACCAGCACATTCGCCGGAATGCCCCTGGGCACCGGCAGGCGCGGCGCCGGGATGGGCCGGGAGCCAGACAGCCGCTCCGCGAGCGCCGACGGCGCGCGGCCCGTGAGCACGCCGAGCCGGTGCATGCTCTCGGCATAGGAGGCCCTGAGTTCGGGAATGGCGGCTTCGGTGCTCGCCGCCTGGCCGGTCGCGTTGGCCACGTCCACGGCGGAGGCGCCGCCTGCATCGAGCTTGCGCTGGGTGAGGGCAGCCGTCGCCCTTTGGGATGTGGCGGTGCGCTGCGCGAGCGCGATGCGCGCCTGATAGCCGCGCGCGTCGATATAATTGGAGGCGATGTCGCCCACGAGGGTGAGCAGCGCCGCGTCGAGGTCGTCATTGGCCGCATCGACCCCGTAGCGCGCCGCCTCCACGCCGCGCCGGTTGGCGCCGAACAAATCGAGTTCCCAGCTGGCATCGAAGCCGGCCTGGAATTCGGTGTAGGTGCTGGCCACGGTCACGTCGCCGCCGGTCGAGACGTTGCCGCCATTGTCGCCGCGCGTGGCCGAGGCATTCCCGGTGACCTCAGGGAACAAGGTGCCCACCGCCTGGCGATAGGAGGCGCGGGCGGCGCGCACCTTCGCCTTGGCCGTGGCCACATCGAGATTGCCGGCGACCGCCTCCTCCACGAGGGCATCAAGCAGGGGGTCGCCGAGGCGGTGCCACCAGCGGGCGAGGTGCGGCTGCGCCTCGGCGCGTGGGCTGCGTCCGCTTCCCCAGTGTGAGGGCACGATCAGCTCGGGCGTCTCGTAGTCGGGGCCGACGGCGCATCCTCCAAGGCCGAGAAGGAGAACCAGCGCAAGCGCCGGCCCTGCAGGCCGGCGGCCGGCTTCAGGCTGCCTCATGCCCGGCCCCCGCCGCCCGATGGGCAGCGGTCTCTGATGGGGCGAGCTTGCGTCGGTGGAATCATGACTATCCGCTTGCGATCCGGGTCCCGCCGCGGCGCCCGGTGGAGGCCGTACGAGGCGGGAGCAGTGCGGCAGCATTCTGTCCACGTCGGTGTCCGCAATGGGCCACCGGCGAGTCTTTTATTTTCCGCAATGTATCGCAACGTTTCCGGCAACGCTCCGGTCGTGCCCCCGCGGCCTGTTTGATGGGCCGCGCCGTTGCCCGGCAAGGAATGCCGCACCGATTGCGCCGCGTTGACTTCGCTGCGGCGGCCTGGAGCCGGGCAAGCGCGCGGATTTCGTCATCCTCGACCGCGACCCGCCGGACGCCGCGCCGGAGGAGACATCGCAGTCGCGGGTGCGCGCCACGTATGTCGATGGCGTCCCCATCTACCAGAAGTGACCGCGACCCGCCGGTGCCTTCCCGTCCTCAGGCCACGGTCAGCCTGGCGGTGGTCTTCCGCTCGGCTCCCTGGTCGTCCTTCCACACGAAGGTGAATTCCCCGCTCTCCTTCACTTTGAAGAAGAAGGACTGGAAGGGATTGGCCGAGACGGACGGGAACCACTCCGCACTAAAGAAAGGCCTGCCGTTGAAGGAGGCCTCGAAGGAATTCACGATGTCGCTCGGCATGCCTTCGCCGGCGGCCTCCCCGCCCTGGCCGTTGTCCATCTCGTGGGAAATCAGGGTCTTGATCTCGATGACCTCGCCCATTTTCGCCCGCGTTGGCACGCGCACGCGGGGCGTGGACCTGATGGTCATGGCTTCCTCCGCTTCTTGCTGCGATGCGGTATCCGCTCGCGCTTATTATTCCAGCGTTGGAATTTTACTTGAAAATGTCAGCTTCCGCAGCCGCCGATATTGACCGTCACCTGCCCATGGGCCTGCTCCCGCGCTTCAGGAACGAGGCACCCTTCCCGCTCTGCCTCGGTGCCTGTCCCTCCCCATGGCCACGCGCTTCAGCGCCTCGGCAGCGGCAAGGTAAACGAGGGTGAGCGCGGCGATGGCGGCCAGCATCGCCGGTGGCACGGGGGCGAAGCCGACGACGTGGCCGAGCGGCGTCAGCGCCAGCAGCAACGCCACCGCCAGCGCGCCCAGGGAGGTGGCGGCGAGGATGGGGTGGGGCCGGCTGCGCCAGAACGGCCGGGCGGTGCGGATGATGAAGATCACCAGGATCTGGGTGGCGATGGATTCCACGAACCACGCGGTGCGGAACTCGTCGACGCCCGCGCCGAAGCCCCACATCAGCAGGCCGAAGGTGGCCATGTCGAACACCGAGGAGAGCGGGCCCATCACCAGGGTGAAGCGCAGCACGGCGTGCATGTCCCACACCTGCGGCGTGGCGAGGGTGTCGGCATCGGCGGTGTCGAAGGGGATGCCGATCTCGGACAGGTCGTAGATGAGGTTGTTGAGCAGGATCTGCAGCGGCGCCAGCGGCAGGAACGGCAGCATCAGCGAGGCGAACGCCATGGACAGCATGTTGCCGAAATTGGAGCTGGTGCCCATGCGCACGTATTTCATGATGTTGGCATAGGTGCGCCGGCCTTCCGCCACCCCGTCGGCGAGCACCCCGAGGTCGGGGGTGAGCAGGATGATCTGCGCCGCCTCCCGCGCCACATCCGTGCCGCCCTCCACGGAGAGGCCCACGTCGGCGGCATGGATGGCAGGGGCGTCGTTGATGCCGTCGCCCATGAAGCCCACCGTGTGCCCGCGCCGGCGCAAGGCGCGCACGATGCGGCTCTTCTGGTCGGGATCCACGCGGACGAACAGGTCCGTGTGCTCGACCCGCG
This window contains:
- a CDS encoding efflux transporter outer membrane subunit, producing MRQPEAGRRPAGPALALVLLLGLGGCAVGPDYETPELIVPSHWGSGRSPRAEAQPHLARWWHRLGDPLLDALVEEAVAGNLDVATAKAKVRAARASYRQAVGTLFPEVTGNASATRGDNGGNVSTGGDVTVASTYTEFQAGFDASWELDLFGANRRGVEAARYGVDAANDDLDAALLTLVGDIASNYIDARGYQARIALAQRTATSQRATAALTQRKLDAGGASAVDVANATGQAASTEAAIPELRASYAESMHRLGVLTGRAPSALAERLSGSRPIPAPRLPVPRGIPANVLVNRPDVRSAERQLGQSTALVAQAEANRYPSVSLTGTLNTTGAQVGDLARGSSISWSFGPTLTVPIFTGGQLKAAEELAEAERDQSFVAYRAAVLTALEDVENASVSLAQQRLKARSLASSATAYREANRLSRTLYENGSSSFLDVLVAERSLYTADDSLLQSRVAIAKYYVALNKALGGGWDGVVDTSTPEVVDRNTGPRLAPLTIPAPAPAATQ
- the soxZ gene encoding thiosulfate oxidation carrier complex protein SoxZ, whose amino-acid sequence is MTIRSTPRVRVPTRAKMGEVIEIKTLISHEMDNGQGGEAAGEGMPSDIVNSFEASFNGRPFFSAEWFPSVSANPFQSFFFKVKESGEFTFVWKDDQGAERKTTARLTVA